In Rhodamnia argentea isolate NSW1041297 chromosome 4, ASM2092103v1, whole genome shotgun sequence, the following proteins share a genomic window:
- the LOC115746694 gene encoding uncharacterized protein LOC115746694 isoform X1 — METSPAGEEPTSWDDLYSINLMPSELFLKFRKEIQGLRVGVNLEFYNAPRNDFQTKLVFKPLSPDRRWKFVYEPIHQDVRILSKKIPVTKFLNLQVGVGHNFQLNAIGWKWKLTTCLGGDGVSRIRNKTTLGLCPGVDFRFGWRADYILPEITGGIGTDEPLFNMNSGRLQASLDRVEAILSYPDTV, encoded by the exons ATGGAGACGAGTCCAGCCGGCGAAGAACCCACTTCGTGGGACGATCTGTACAGCATCAATTTGATGCCCTCCGAGTTGTTCCTCAAGTTTCGGAAAGAAATTCAGGGACTCCGAGTCGGTGTTAATTTGGAG TTTTACAATGCTCCAAGGAATGATTTTCAAACAAAGCTTGTGTTCAAGCCTCTATCCCCAGATCGCCGGTGGAAGTTTGTGTATGAGCCTATACATCAAGACGTGCGCATTCTGTCAAAAAAGATTCCTGTCACAAAGTTCTTGAATCTCCAG GTTGGTGTAGGCCACAATTTTCAGTTAAATGCAATTGGTTGGAAATGGAAGCTCACCACATGCTTGGGTGGAGATGGTGTATCTCGAATTAGAAATAAAACCACTCTTGGACTTTGTCCAGGTGTGGATTTTCGATTTGGATGGAGGGCTGATTACATTCTTCCAGAAATCACAGG GGGTATTGGTACTGATGAGCCACTTTTCAACATGAACTCCGGGCGGTTGCAAGCATCACTAGATAGAGTGGAAGCTATTTTAAGCTATCCAGATACTGTTTAG
- the LOC115746694 gene encoding uncharacterized protein LOC115746694 isoform X2 encodes METSPAGEEPTSWDDLYSINLMPSELFLKFRKEIQGLRVGVNLEFYNAPRNDFQTKLVFKPLSPDRRWKFVYEPIHQDVRILSKKIPVTKFLNLQVGVGHNFQLNAIGWKWKLTTCLGGDGVSRIRNKTTLGLCPGVDFRFGWRADYILPEITGYSYLIAA; translated from the exons ATGGAGACGAGTCCAGCCGGCGAAGAACCCACTTCGTGGGACGATCTGTACAGCATCAATTTGATGCCCTCCGAGTTGTTCCTCAAGTTTCGGAAAGAAATTCAGGGACTCCGAGTCGGTGTTAATTTGGAG TTTTACAATGCTCCAAGGAATGATTTTCAAACAAAGCTTGTGTTCAAGCCTCTATCCCCAGATCGCCGGTGGAAGTTTGTGTATGAGCCTATACATCAAGACGTGCGCATTCTGTCAAAAAAGATTCCTGTCACAAAGTTCTTGAATCTCCAG GTTGGTGTAGGCCACAATTTTCAGTTAAATGCAATTGGTTGGAAATGGAAGCTCACCACATGCTTGGGTGGAGATGGTGTATCTCGAATTAGAAATAAAACCACTCTTGGACTTTGTCCAGGTGTGGATTTTCGATTTGGATGGAGGGCTGATTACATTCTTCCAGAAATCACAGG